Within the Herbaspirillum sp. RTI4 genome, the region GCGCGCGCTGGGTTCAGCGTCGGTCGACTTGCCTTGCGGCGCGAGAAAGGCGACATGGTAATGCGCGCCAAAATAGCCAAAGGCATCGTGCGAGGTGATGATCTTGCGCTTGTCGGCAGGGATCTGCGCCAATTGCTGCTGCGCCCAACGATCCAGTTCCGCTAATTGCTGCAAATAAGCATGACCGTTGCGTTCATAGGTCGCAGCGCCAGCCGGGTCGAGCTTGCTCAGTACCGCCATGATATTGCGGGTGTACACCATCACATTCGAGGGATCTTGCCAGGCGTGCGGATCGTAATGCAGCGCGGTGCCGGCATGCGCATCGCCGTCGTCTTTACGCTCACGCGCAGCGATACCGCTCGATGCCACCAGTACCTGCCCGCGATAATGCGCAGCGTCGATCAGGCGGCTCAACCAGCCCTCAAAACCCAGCCCGTTGACCACCACCAGCTTGGCACGCGCTACCGTTTTCACATCGTCCGGCGCGGGTTGGAACACATGCGCATCCTGATCGGGTCCGACCAGCGCAGTCACATTCACACGGTCGCCACCAACCTGACGGACGATATCGCCCAGAATGCTGAAACTGGCTACCACAGCCACTTTGTCCGCCGCCTGCGACAACGTAGCCGCCAGCAGCATGACGCCGAATAAAATTGTTTTAATAGAGCGCATAGGATGCCCTTCGATAAATGAAAAAACGAGCTTTGTCAGGCGCGCAAATGCGGACGGCGCAGCAAACGCGGCAACCAGCCGCGCGGCGCAAACAACAGTGACAAGATATACAGTCCACCGGCGCAGACGATGATGGTCGGGCCGGACGGCATCGAAGCGTAATACGACAGCATCAACCCGAGGTATCCCGCCAGTGCAGCCTGAACGGCGCTGTTGACTAACTGGGCAGGCAAGGTGTCGTGCCACAAGCGCGCCGACACAGCCGGCATCATCATCAGGCCGACTGCCATCAGCGTGCCCAGCGTCTGGAACGAGGCCACCAGATTCGATACCACCAGCATCAGAAACACTTGCTGTAGCAAATCGC harbors:
- a CDS encoding metal ABC transporter substrate-binding protein produces the protein MRSIKTILFGVMLLAATLSQAADKVAVVASFSILGDIVRQVGGDRVNVTALVGPDQDAHVFQPAPDDVKTVARAKLVVVNGLGFEGWLSRLIDAAHYRGQVLVASSGIAARERKDDGDAHAGTALHYDPHAWQDPSNVMVYTRNIMAVLSKLDPAGAATYERNGHAYLQQLAELDRWAQQQLAQIPADKRKIITSHDAFGYFGAHYHVAFLAPQGKSTDAEPSARDVARLIRQMKAEKIKAVFMENMSDPRLLRQISREAGTEVGGKLYPDALSAAGGDAPSYLAMMRFNIGQMLSGLRKN